One genomic region from Streptomyces venezuelae encodes:
- a CDS encoding FG-GAP repeat domain-containing protein — protein sequence MTRSRTSSRRHLAAAVVAVLAVTAGTALVATPATAAPVPGPAVGSAAEAIGTIPQNARVTSAGATGFLSTVRHYDPLRTDYLWTKYADGSTTLLNTPNTGFFGQGSDIVWGSQPGSLSYSMHDMANPSSAVGGVSMNNGTSVYGAIGAALVTVTEDRYTGAVRVEILRGSKYPTPPTPVPGIPGNAKVTKVVLTTPGTAVIVYETGSGATLRYHMAAVDTVTGEVLETRPAGSLEFGDVALSATHWSWIEYDYPEGPLGGKRVALLHTAPRGGGAPTTTNLGLVTGGESMRTGLLGDWVTYTSAGGYQSNGPSPHYPLVARPLGGGTPVKLLDHVVTAVSDTDGNLVVRGGSLTEGPESGEGVYKVSANATGGVPTVTTVATANTPTALGIVSQDAAPTVVDLDKSQGARFSWTLTQANVDGTFTLKHTRTGKTEQIPVWTDNPTANPGNKATVDWSGKLVHSSLDAFNGDYTWELRLKPRSGIGPEVKKAGVLKVVRKAGAHDFSDNGTLDLLTRDSAGRVWRDDLTTKLTSDHPVSTRTLLGSGWNIYSHIEAVGNVAGAATSDLVAKDKDGNLWLYLGKGDGTFAPRTKIGPGWNAYNKITGGSDVNNDGKADLFATDTSGVLWLYKGTGNWQAPYSARTRVGGGWGVMNQIVATGNLGGTVHGDLVARDTSGVLWLYPSTGTGTFGARVRVGAGWGGYAHIVGAGDVNRDGRADLYGYGGAANSYVHLGTGGLTAPFSPRTPLPIFTASQSVDLVG from the coding sequence TTGACTCGCTCACGTACCTCCTCCCGGCGTCACCTCGCCGCCGCCGTCGTCGCCGTCCTGGCCGTCACCGCCGGTACGGCCCTCGTCGCCACCCCCGCCACGGCGGCCCCCGTCCCCGGCCCGGCGGTCGGGTCGGCTGCCGAGGCGATCGGCACGATCCCGCAGAACGCGCGGGTCACCAGCGCCGGGGCCACCGGCTTCCTCAGCACGGTCCGGCACTACGACCCCTTGAGGACCGACTACCTCTGGACGAAGTACGCCGACGGCTCCACCACCCTCCTGAACACTCCGAACACCGGCTTCTTCGGACAGGGTTCGGACATCGTCTGGGGCTCCCAGCCCGGTTCGCTCTCGTACTCGATGCACGACATGGCCAACCCGAGCAGCGCCGTGGGCGGTGTCTCGATGAACAACGGCACCTCCGTGTACGGGGCCATCGGCGCAGCGCTCGTGACCGTCACCGAGGACCGCTACACCGGCGCGGTGCGAGTCGAGATCCTCCGAGGGAGCAAGTACCCGACGCCCCCCACCCCCGTCCCCGGCATCCCGGGCAACGCCAAGGTGACCAAGGTCGTCCTCACGACGCCCGGCACGGCCGTCATCGTGTACGAGACGGGCAGCGGCGCAACCCTCCGCTACCACATGGCCGCCGTGGACACCGTGACCGGCGAGGTCCTGGAGACGCGCCCGGCGGGCTCGCTGGAGTTCGGCGACGTAGCGCTCTCCGCGACCCACTGGTCCTGGATCGAGTACGACTACCCCGAAGGACCGCTCGGCGGGAAGCGCGTCGCTCTCCTCCACACCGCCCCGCGCGGCGGCGGCGCGCCCACGACCACCAACCTGGGCCTCGTCACCGGCGGCGAGTCGATGCGCACGGGCCTCCTGGGTGACTGGGTGACCTACACCAGCGCCGGTGGCTACCAGTCCAACGGTCCGTCGCCGCACTACCCGCTGGTCGCCCGCCCCCTCGGCGGCGGGACACCGGTCAAGCTCCTCGATCACGTCGTCACCGCGGTCTCGGACACCGACGGCAACCTCGTCGTGCGCGGCGGCAGCCTCACCGAGGGCCCGGAATCGGGCGAGGGCGTCTACAAGGTCTCGGCGAACGCGACGGGTGGCGTACCGACCGTCACCACGGTCGCGACCGCGAACACGCCGACGGCGCTCGGGATCGTCTCCCAGGACGCCGCCCCGACCGTGGTCGACCTCGACAAGAGCCAGGGGGCGAGGTTCAGCTGGACCCTGACCCAGGCGAACGTGGACGGCACGTTCACGCTGAAGCACACCCGCACCGGCAAGACCGAGCAGATACCCGTCTGGACCGACAACCCGACGGCCAACCCGGGCAACAAGGCCACCGTCGACTGGTCGGGCAAGCTCGTCCACTCCTCCCTCGACGCCTTCAACGGCGACTACACCTGGGAACTCCGCCTCAAGCCGCGCAGCGGCATCGGCCCGGAGGTGAAGAAGGCCGGCGTCCTCAAGGTGGTCCGGAAGGCCGGTGCGCACGACTTCTCGGACAACGGCACCCTGGACCTTCTCACCCGGGACTCCGCCGGGCGGGTCTGGCGCGACGACCTCACCACCAAGCTGACGTCGGACCACCCCGTCTCCACGCGCACGCTGCTCGGCTCCGGCTGGAACATCTACAGCCACATCGAGGCAGTGGGCAACGTCGCGGGCGCGGCGACGAGCGACCTCGTCGCCAAGGACAAGGACGGCAACCTCTGGCTGTACCTCGGCAAGGGCGACGGCACCTTCGCGCCCCGCACCAAGATCGGCCCCGGGTGGAACGCGTACAACAAGATCACCGGCGGCAGCGACGTCAACAACGACGGCAAGGCCGACCTGTTCGCCACCGACACCTCCGGCGTCCTCTGGCTCTACAAGGGCACGGGCAACTGGCAGGCCCCCTACTCCGCGCGCACGCGGGTCGGCGGCGGCTGGGGCGTCATGAACCAGATCGTGGCCACCGGCAACCTCGGCGGCACGGTGCACGGCGACCTCGTCGCCCGTGACACCTCCGGGGTCCTCTGGCTGTACCCGAGCACGGGCACGGGCACGTTCGGGGCGCGCGTGCGCGTCGGCGCGGGCTGGGGCGGTTACGCGCACATCGTCGGCGCCGGCGACGTGAACCGGGACGGCCGCGCGGACCTCTACGGCTACGGCGGCGCCGCCAACTCGTACGTGCACCTGGGAACGGGCGGCCTGACGGCCCCGTTCTCGCCGCGCACCCCGCTGCCGATCTTCACGGCGAGCCAGTCGGTCGACCTGGTCGGCTGA
- a CDS encoding VCBS repeat-containing protein, whose product MQNRSSFRRRHLAAVTAVLAITAGTALAAGPAALAAAPAGVTAPAGLTAAAGPTAAADVTVPFPADGKIDGAGATGFLSRSGETGQELRWTRYEDGVSAAVASPVGGGVDGTGTDILVVGDSAAPHLMRTVTLLDMSAPVADRPAVVVSFDLGSLGATYVRAVGPDTVLAKRIGANGSEKLLLVTSENDVAHEREVTGLPADARHFSAGASAVDGEILVGYETGSDLITGGRAVIDLATGAVVKTYGASDSGYLQSQMSLSASHVAWSHFTEDDGIVVHTVDRSTGTTKRRVLGFVDEHLTGLVGNWLVFGVPSKLTEHGTFPNTRVRAVDLTAGATAEPVELTAYANSMEPAADGSLLIRGGTLEQGEGLYEVSSPGGGQLAVEKVATTGQPTALTYLGSQVPAVVDFDRDRETELKWRLSRLNADVHLKLTHKKTGQSYSRLLELRRTYPSRHTFDDITFGITWQGVLADLSANGKSAFNGDYTWEFRAVPQNGIGAEVKQSGTFKVVRSAKPHDYSDNGSPDLFARDRDGALWRVDSTYDSYTRKLAPTYQRAAVGSGWNTYDRIESVGNVAGTNVADVIARDRTGALWLYQGTGSETKPLGARTKIGSGWGVYNQLAGGSDLTGDGRADLVATDKAGDLYLYKGTGSATAPFGARKKLGGGWGGYNQLTTVGNLAGGPAGDLLARDTAGILWLHLGRGDGTFASRVKVGSGWGGYTELIGFGDANKDGRTDLYAWGGPSRPSYVYAGTGNWSAPFAARASAELLMYAGAAYQHAL is encoded by the coding sequence TTGCAGAACCGCTCGTCCTTCCGTCGCCGTCACCTCGCCGCCGTGACCGCCGTCCTCGCCATCACCGCGGGTACGGCCCTGGCCGCCGGCCCCGCCGCGCTCGCCGCGGCCCCGGCGGGCGTCACCGCCCCCGCGGGCCTCACCGCCGCCGCGGGCCCCACCGCCGCCGCGGACGTGACCGTGCCGTTCCCGGCCGACGGGAAGATCGATGGCGCCGGCGCCACCGGCTTCCTCTCCCGCTCCGGGGAGACGGGACAGGAGCTCCGCTGGACCCGGTACGAGGACGGCGTCTCGGCCGCCGTCGCGTCCCCCGTCGGCGGTGGCGTCGACGGCACCGGCACGGACATCCTGGTGGTCGGTGACTCCGCCGCCCCGCACCTGATGCGTACCGTGACGCTCCTGGACATGTCCGCGCCCGTCGCCGACCGGCCCGCCGTCGTGGTCTCCTTCGACCTCGGCTCACTGGGGGCCACCTACGTCCGGGCCGTCGGCCCCGACACGGTCCTCGCCAAGCGGATCGGTGCGAACGGCTCGGAGAAGCTGCTCCTCGTCACCTCCGAGAACGACGTCGCCCACGAGCGCGAGGTGACCGGACTCCCCGCCGACGCGCGGCACTTCTCCGCCGGCGCCTCCGCCGTCGACGGCGAGATCCTCGTCGGCTACGAGACCGGCTCCGATCTGATCACGGGCGGCCGTGCCGTCATCGACCTGGCCACCGGCGCGGTCGTGAAGACGTACGGAGCCTCCGACTCCGGCTACCTCCAGTCCCAGATGTCCCTCTCCGCCTCGCACGTCGCCTGGTCCCACTTCACCGAGGACGACGGCATCGTCGTCCACACGGTCGACCGGAGCACCGGCACCACGAAGCGGCGCGTCCTCGGCTTCGTCGACGAGCACCTCACTGGCCTCGTCGGCAACTGGCTGGTGTTCGGGGTCCCGAGCAAGCTCACCGAGCACGGGACGTTCCCGAACACGCGCGTGCGCGCCGTCGACCTGACGGCCGGCGCGACCGCCGAGCCCGTCGAGCTCACCGCCTACGCCAACTCCATGGAGCCGGCGGCCGACGGCAGCCTGCTGATCCGCGGCGGCACGCTCGAACAGGGCGAGGGCCTCTACGAGGTCTCCTCCCCCGGCGGCGGGCAGCTCGCCGTCGAGAAGGTCGCGACGACCGGACAGCCGACCGCGCTGACCTACCTCGGCTCGCAGGTGCCGGCCGTCGTCGACTTCGACCGGGACCGCGAGACCGAGCTGAAGTGGCGGCTGTCCCGGCTCAACGCCGACGTCCACCTGAAGCTCACCCACAAGAAGACCGGGCAGTCCTACTCCCGCCTGCTGGAACTGCGCCGCACGTACCCGTCCCGGCACACCTTCGACGACATCACCTTCGGCATCACCTGGCAGGGCGTCCTCGCCGACCTCTCGGCGAACGGCAAGTCGGCCTTCAACGGCGACTACACCTGGGAGTTCCGCGCCGTCCCGCAGAACGGCATCGGTGCCGAGGTGAAGCAGTCGGGCACCTTCAAGGTGGTCCGCTCGGCCAAGCCGCACGACTACAGCGACAACGGCTCGCCGGACCTGTTCGCCCGGGACCGGGACGGCGCGCTGTGGCGAGTCGACAGCACGTACGACTCGTACACGAGGAAGCTCGCGCCGACCTACCAGCGCGCGGCGGTCGGTTCCGGCTGGAACACGTACGACCGGATCGAGTCCGTCGGGAACGTCGCGGGGACGAACGTCGCCGACGTGATCGCCCGCGACAGGACCGGCGCGCTGTGGCTCTACCAGGGCACGGGCAGCGAGACGAAGCCGCTGGGTGCCCGTACGAAGATCGGCTCCGGCTGGGGCGTCTACAACCAGCTCGCGGGCGGCAGCGACCTCACCGGGGACGGCCGCGCCGACCTCGTCGCCACCGACAAGGCCGGGGACCTCTACCTCTACAAGGGCACCGGCAGCGCCACCGCCCCCTTCGGCGCCAGGAAGAAGCTCGGCGGCGGCTGGGGCGGCTACAACCAGCTGACGACCGTGGGGAACCTGGCCGGCGGCCCCGCCGGTGACCTGCTCGCCCGCGACACGGCCGGCATCCTCTGGCTCCACCTCGGCAGGGGCGACGGCACGTTCGCGAGCCGCGTCAAGGTCGGCAGCGGCTGGGGCGGCTACACGGAGCTCATCGGCTTCGGCGACGCGAACAAGGACGGCCGGACCGACCTGTACGCGTGGGGTGGCCCGAGCCGGCCCTCGTACGTCTACGCCGGCACCGGCAACTGGAGCGCGCCCTTCGCGGCCCGCGCCTCCGCCGAGCTCCTCATGTACGCCGGCGCGGCCTACCAGCACGCACTCTGA
- a CDS encoding FG-GAP repeat domain-containing protein, which produces MSVPSNARAPRRRIRLAAAVTAVLAVTVGTLAAGPATATTATTATTATTGTLATAPAPGTTAQEADAAALLPESKVLGNGPTGFLTLRRDSYDIGDVYRWTRYDTGVTTVLPKGTYQGSPRSDVIVRIEGTTYKLYDMATGAAPVVIDTGSLGASAKFVQAAGSTLVMEVPRAGGGADIHLVSKSGDTLVDRTVTGMPADAIVRWYDQSSPDTLVVRHGETWTGPLRVALVDVASAAVVENRPLTAGGQDSGVRASATHLVWAEHSSAEKAVLRVARRGEGGSTSIPLGTGGLATGLLGADWVAYAATGGARAVFPNPLHSLTVRSLTDNRTVTLLDTVSEIRNDTDGGLLVLGGTIAQGEGLFRITLGADGATPTATLVASTGRPIVLELASQTVPATIDFGTRDANLIFQFAGSTSATVRVELTHTASGKRRVLTHELNRQGRVNAWWDGTFDDATAAYNGDYTWRMTAKPTNGIGGPVERAGALKVASKPAPHDFSDSGSPDLIFRAGGHLFLYDARQTLDRSGAQTEPESINGGGWDVYDQIVTPGNIGGARHADLIARDKTGVLWSYAGTGKATEPFATRTRIGGGWGVYNKLTAGSDLTGDGRSDLLATDKAGALWLYKGTGSVTAPFAARTKVGGGWGVYNKIVATGNIGGGPAGDLVARDTAGVLWLYLGKGDGSFAARTRIGGGWNQFGSIVAIGDTTRDGRPDLAAGRGDEVVVYGGSGDWRVPFTLGSATTLPADLARQYPTLY; this is translated from the coding sequence TTGTCTGTTCCGTCCAACGCGCGCGCACCTCGACGTCGGATCCGGCTCGCCGCCGCCGTCACGGCCGTACTCGCCGTCACCGTGGGCACGCTCGCGGCCGGACCGGCCACGGCGACCACGGCGACCACGGCGACCACGGCGACCACGGGAACCCTCGCCACGGCTCCCGCTCCCGGCACGACGGCGCAGGAGGCGGACGCCGCCGCACTGCTGCCCGAGTCCAAGGTCCTCGGCAACGGCCCGACGGGCTTCCTGACGCTTCGCCGGGACAGCTACGACATCGGGGACGTGTACCGCTGGACGCGTTACGACACCGGTGTCACCACCGTCCTGCCCAAGGGCACGTACCAGGGAAGCCCCCGGTCCGACGTGATCGTCCGGATCGAGGGGACCACGTACAAGCTGTACGACATGGCCACCGGCGCCGCCCCCGTCGTGATCGACACCGGCTCCCTCGGCGCGTCCGCCAAGTTCGTGCAGGCGGCCGGCTCCACCCTCGTCATGGAGGTCCCTCGCGCCGGCGGCGGCGCCGACATCCACCTCGTCTCCAAGTCCGGCGACACCCTCGTGGACCGCACGGTCACCGGGATGCCCGCCGACGCGATCGTCCGCTGGTACGACCAGTCCTCGCCCGACACCCTGGTCGTCCGCCACGGAGAGACCTGGACGGGCCCCCTCCGCGTGGCCCTGGTGGACGTCGCCTCCGCCGCGGTCGTGGAGAACCGGCCCCTCACGGCGGGCGGCCAGGACTCCGGAGTCCGCGCGTCCGCCACGCACCTGGTCTGGGCGGAGCACTCCAGCGCCGAGAAGGCCGTCCTCCGTGTCGCCCGCCGGGGCGAGGGCGGGAGCACGTCCATCCCCCTCGGGACGGGCGGGCTCGCGACCGGTCTCCTGGGCGCCGACTGGGTCGCGTACGCCGCGACCGGCGGGGCGAGGGCCGTCTTCCCCAACCCCCTCCACTCCCTGACGGTCCGCTCGCTGACCGACAACCGGACGGTGACGCTCCTCGACACCGTGAGCGAGATCCGCAACGACACCGACGGCGGCCTGCTGGTCCTCGGCGGCACGATCGCGCAGGGCGAGGGCCTCTTCCGGATCACCCTCGGCGCGGACGGCGCCACCCCGACCGCCACCCTCGTGGCGAGCACCGGCCGCCCCATCGTGCTCGAACTGGCCTCCCAGACCGTCCCCGCCACCATCGACTTCGGCACGCGCGACGCGAACCTGATCTTCCAGTTCGCCGGCTCGACCTCCGCGACGGTACGCGTCGAGCTGACGCACACCGCTTCCGGGAAGCGCCGCGTCCTCACCCACGAACTGAACCGGCAGGGGCGCGTCAACGCCTGGTGGGACGGCACCTTCGACGACGCGACGGCCGCGTACAACGGCGACTACACCTGGCGCATGACGGCGAAGCCCACGAACGGGATCGGCGGGCCGGTCGAGCGAGCGGGTGCCCTCAAGGTCGCGAGCAAGCCCGCGCCGCACGACTTCTCGGACAGCGGCTCGCCGGACCTGATCTTCCGGGCCGGCGGCCACCTCTTCCTCTACGACGCCCGCCAGACGCTCGACCGCTCCGGGGCTCAGACGGAACCGGAGTCGATCAACGGAGGCGGCTGGGACGTCTACGACCAGATCGTCACGCCCGGAAACATCGGCGGCGCCCGCCACGCCGACCTGATCGCCCGGGACAAGACGGGCGTGCTGTGGTCCTACGCGGGCACCGGCAAGGCCACCGAGCCCTTCGCCACGCGGACCAGGATCGGCGGCGGGTGGGGCGTCTACAACAAGCTCACCGCCGGCAGCGACCTCACCGGCGACGGCCGCTCCGACCTCCTCGCCACCGACAAGGCCGGCGCCCTGTGGCTCTACAAGGGCACCGGCTCCGTCACCGCCCCCTTCGCCGCCCGCACCAAGGTCGGCGGCGGCTGGGGCGTCTACAACAAGATCGTCGCCACCGGGAACATCGGCGGCGGCCCGGCCGGAGACCTCGTCGCCCGCGACACCGCCGGCGTCCTCTGGCTCTACCTCGGCAAGGGCGACGGCAGCTTCGCCGCCCGCACCCGGATCGGCGGCGGCTGGAACCAGTTCGGCTCCATCGTCGCCATCGGCGACACCACCCGCGACGGCCGTCCCGACCTCGCCGCCGGCCGCGGCGACGAGGTCGTCGTGTACGGCGGCAGCGGCGACTGGCGCGTGCCGTTCACGCTCGGGTCGGCCACGACGCTCCCGGCGGACCTCGCCCGCCAGTACCCGACGCTGTACTGA